The sequence below is a genomic window from Methylotuvimicrobium alcaliphilum 20Z.
GGTTTCGGCTTCCGCCTCTACTCATCCTACGCAAGAGCCTCGTTGTAGGATGGGTAGGAGCGAAGCGGAAACCCATCATGGGGCCCCCGCAAACGGCAGGGAAACGTAACTTATAGAGAGAATAGATTTACATGGCGCTACCTTTTCGTTTTTTATCGTTGCTGTTACTCGCGGCATGTACGGCTTTCGCATTGGGCCCTTGGTGGGCGATGCGTTCGATTGCCCAGGCCGCGGACGAGCGGGACGAGGCGCAATGGCATGCGCTGGTGAGAACCGATCATTTGCAAACCTATGCCGGTAAGTTGCTCGAAGCCATGTTGGATTTGCGCATGTACGCGGATATGAAAAACGACACGCGCGAAGCATTGCGCGACAATTCGGACGGCAAGCGGCTGGTCGAAAGCACCGCGCGGCTGTTGGCCGGGCCGCAAGGTTTCAGGCATTTGCTGTGCGGCGAGTTGACCGATGACCCGAACGGCGAAGCGCAGGGCCAAGCCGGTTGTTGGGCGTTGGACGGTTCGGTTCGGTGGGAGTCGCCGATCAAGGCGCGGGTCGGCTTTACCAATCCCGAAACGCTTTGGCAATCCGAGTTGGTTTTGCTGCGCATCGGTTTGTTTCAATGGCAAGCGATCGCGGTCGATTTGCCGGCCGATGCCATTTTAAAACGCTTTACTCAGTCGCTGGGGTTGGAGTCTAAGTAAGTTTTAAACGATGGGTTTCGGCTTCCGCCTCTACCCATCCTACGCAAGAGCCTCGTTGTAGGATGGGTAGGAGCGTAGCGGAAACCCATCATGTGCGGCAAACAATAGCGAAACGTTGCGGACGGGTTTATAAAACCCGTCCGGCGGCGGTGAGCCTAAGTAAGTTTTAAACGATGGGTTTCGGCTTCCGCCTCTACCCATCCTACGCAAGAGCCTCGTTGTAGGATGGGTAGGAGCGCAGCGGAAACCCATCATGGGCGGCAAACAATAGCGAAACGTTGCGGACGGGTTTAAAAACCCGTCCGGCGGCGGGATGCCATTTTAGGTCGCTTTTCCCGTTCGGTCGGTTTGGAGCCGAAACCTATGGTTTAGTAAGAAGACGGGTTCGGCTTCCGCGTTGAAGCCCTATGAGAAGCCCGGTATTTTCGCCTGTTTTTCGGTAGTCGGATAATTATTACTCTAAATGAAACTGCCTCAATTTTTTTCACGTCCATCCCATACGCTGCTGTATATCACCGAAGTCAAAACGTTCCGTATCGATACCGACCGCAAGGGCGCTATCACAGACGCTTTGAACGTGTTCGACATTGACTGCGACAAGGCCGGAAAGCTGCCGACCGCGCTTGAACAGATTATTTCCGAATCGCCTCCGCTGGGCCGCAAGGTCTGGGTGTTCTATGTCCGTTTGAATACGCACGCGTTGAGTTTGCCTTCGGCGCAGGTTGAAGGCATCGAGGGCGACATGCTGGAGCAGGCCTTGCAATTCGAATATGAGGCGATGACCGGCAGGTCTATCGGCAAAAACCGTTTGGCGTATTGCTTTCTCGGCAGCGATGAAGACATGAGTCATTATTGGTTGAATTTGATCGCGGAGGAAACTTTGGCCGACACCGCGGCCGTTTTAAAAAAAGCCGGTTGCGCGTTGGCCGGTTTGTCTCATCCGGGCGGCTTGCCGGTGCTGTTGTCCGAAGACGGCAAGTCGAGTTGGTGGCGTATCGAGTGTTGGTCGACGACGGTTTTCGCGCTTGCAAAAACGCCGGATCAGGGGATGACGTTGCAAATCATGATCAAGGAGCAACATCCGCAGTGGCATGAAGAACTCGATCAATGGCTG
It includes:
- a CDS encoding DUF2939 domain-containing protein, whose amino-acid sequence is MALPFRFLSLLLLAACTAFALGPWWAMRSIAQAADERDEAQWHALVRTDHLQTYAGKLLEAMLDLRMYADMKNDTREALRDNSDGKRLVESTARLLAGPQGFRHLLCGELTDDPNGEAQGQAGCWALDGSVRWESPIKARVGFTNPETLWQSELVLLRIGLFQWQAIAVDLPADAILKRFTQSLGLESK